TAAACCCCCCTCGATCGAGGTGAACGAGCTTTCAGGTTAACCCCCGCACGCGCATGGCGAGGGTCGCGGGCACCCGTCACGCCTCGGTGCTTCCGGCGTCTCCCATGTCGGTCGGCATCTCGCCCATGTATGCCGCGGCCGTGGCGTCGGCGGCTCGGGACGCGACCTCCGGGTCCGCGCCGTCGCCGATGTGGGCCTCTCGCCACGCGTCGGCCGACGCGCGGGTGAACTGCTTGCCCTCGTCGGTGAGCATCCACGCCTGGCCCTCCTCCGGCGACGGCCCGTCCACGGCCGAGCCGAGGTGAAGGGCGAGTCCGAGCAGGCCGGAGTCCCAGCCGATGCCCGTGGCGCCGGGACCGAACTGCTCCCACATCTCGTCGGGCACCTCCGACACGGCTGCAACGTGCTCGAGCTCGAAGCGCGTCCGGTCGGCGCCGGCTTCGGTGACGCGGACGGTGATCCACGTCACGCCGCCCGCGTACTCCCACGTCGCGCGGTACGACGCCGTGCCGCCCGACGGCGGTTCGCAGGCGAGCACCTCGCCGCCGGCGTTCCCCTCGAGCTGGTACCGCCCGCCCAGGCGCAGGTCGCCCGACACCGGCAGGAACCACCGGCGGATGCGGTCCGCCGTCGTGACGGCCTCCCACACGTCCTCGAGGCTCGACGGATACTCCTGCGCGAGCCGCTGCACGCGGACGTCCTCACCGTCTTGCTGCGTCGTCTCGACGCCGCGCTCGACGGCCGCGATCTGTGCGTTGACATCAACCATGGGTTCTTCTCCTTGTCGGTGTGGTCTCAGGTGTCGGCGTCTCAGCCGTCTTCCGGGTCTTCGGGGTCTGCGGGCGGTTCTTCGGGGAGAGGGGATGCCGCGGCATCCGTCTCCTCGTCCGCCTTCTCGCCGTCGAGCCGACGTGCTCGACGGCCACGGGCGAGCTCTGTGCCGAGGGCGTCGAGCCGTGGCTGCCAGAACCGGCGGAAGGGGTCGAACCACGCGTCGGCGGCCTCGAGGGGCCGCGGGTCGACGGCGTACAGCCGACGGGTACCCTCCGCCCGCACCGTGGCGAAGCCGGCGTCGCGCAGGACCCGCAGGTGCTGCGACACGGCGGGTTGCGAGATCCCGAATTCGCGCTGGATCACGCTTCCGATGTCGCCCGCGCTGAGCTCGCCGTCGGCGAGCAGCTCGATGATCCGGCGGCGGACCGGATCACCGAGGACATCGAGCGCGTGCATGACTAAATGATTGCGCCGATACTTATATAAGTCAACACTGATTCTGTGGTTCGACAACACCGCGCCGCAGGTCGTTCACCCGCGGCTCATAGGATGGCGGGCATGCCCGACTCCCTCCCCTCCATCGCGATCCTCGGCGCCGGCTCGATGGGCGGCGCCGTCCTTCGCGGGCTCGTGCGCTCGGGTCTCGCGACCTCCGGTCTGACCGCCACGAACCGCAGTTCCGAAAAGGCCGGCGCACTCGCCGACCTCGACGGTGTCTCGTCGATCGCTCTCGAGGAGCAGCCGACGGGGAACGCGGATGCCGCGTCCACCGCCGAGATCGTGCTCATCGGCGTCAAACCCGCCATGGTCCCCGACCTGCTGCGCGAGATCGCCCCTCGGCTCCGCCCCGGCACGATCGTCGTGAGCCTCGCGGCCGGCGTCAAGATCGCGACGTTCGAGTCGATCCTCGGTGCCGGCATCCCCGTCCTGCGCTCGATGCCCAACACGCCCGCGCTCGTCGGCAGGGCGGTCACAGGCCTCGCCGCCGGGACCGAGGCGACGCCCGAGCACTTCGCCGTCGCGCGCCGCCTCTTCGAGACGGTCGGGACGGTCGTCGAGGTCCCTGAGGACAAGATCGACGCCCTTTCGACCATCTCCGGCTCAGGGCCCGCCTACGTCTATCTCCTCATCGAGGAGCTCACCGAAGCCGCCGTCGGCAAGGGCTTCACGGAGGAGCAGGCGAGGCTCATGGCCGAGCAGACCTTCATCGGCGCGGCCGCGCTGCTCGAGGCATCCGGCGAGGAGCCCGCCGAGCTCCGCCGCCAGGTCACGAGCCCCAAGGGCACGACCGAGCGGGCGGTCGCGGTGCTGCAGGGGGCGCACCTCGCGGGGCTCTTCGCCGAGGCGACGGATGCCGCGCTCGCCCGCGCCCGAGAGCTCGCCGCCGGCGCATAGGCCTCGCACGACGCAACGGCGGGCCCGCACCCCTGAGGGTGCGGCCCGCCGTTTCGGTCGCCCGGTCAGCGGAACTTGCGGCGGTAGATCACCATCGAGATGACATATCCGATGACGAGGATGCCGACGCACCACGCGAGAGCGATCCAGATGTCTCCGCTGACCGGCCTGCCGGCGAGAAGGTCGCGCAGGGCGTTCACGATCGACGTGGTCGGCTGGTACTCGGCGAAGAACCGCACCGGACCGGGCATCGTCTCGGTGGGCACGAAGGCCGAGCTGATGAACGGCAGGAAGATGAGCGGGTAGGCGAAGGCGCCGGCGCCGTCCATCGTCTTGGCCGAGAGGCCCGCGATGACCGCGAGCCAGGTCAGCGCGAGGGTGAAGAGCGCCAGGATGCCTCCGACCGCGAGCCACTGCAGCACGTCGGCGCCCGACCGGAAGCCCATGAGCAGCGCCACGGCGATCACGACCACCACCGAGGTGAGGTTCGCCACGACCGAGGTGAGGACGTGCGACCACAGCACCGACGACCGGGCGATCGGCATGGACTGGAACCGCTCGAAGATCCCGCTCTGCAGGTCGGTGAACAGGCGCGCCGAGGTGTACGCGACGCCGGAAGCCACCGTGATGAGGAGGATGCCGGGCAGGAGGTAGTCGACGTAGGCCACTGAACCCGTGTCGATGGCGCCGCCGAAGACGAACACGAAGAGCAGCATGATCGCGACCGGGGTGATCGCCGTCGTGATGATCGTGTCGAGGCTGCGGGTGATGTGGCGCAGGGACCGGCCCGTGAGGACGGCCGTGTCGCCGATGACGTGCGTGGTCATGGTCGTTCCTTACTTCTCGGTCGCGCCGCCGCCGGCGGCGGTGTCGCTCTTGCGGTCGTCTCCGACGATCGAGAGGAAGACCTCTTCGAGCGTCGGCTGCTTCTCGACGTACTCCACCTGAGCGGGCGGCAGGAGCCGCTTCAGCTCGGCGAGCGTTCCGTCGACGATGATGCGCCCCTCGTGCAGGATCGCGATGCGGTCGGCCAGCTGCTCCGCCTCGTCGAGGTACTGCGTCGTGAGGAGCACCGTCGTGCCGCTCGCGGCGAGCTCCCTGACGGCGTCCCACACCTCGATGCGCGCCTGCGGATCGAGGCCCGTCGTCGGCTCGTCGAGGAAGATGACGGCGGGGCTCCCGATGAGGCTCATCGCGATGTCGAGGCGCCGGCGCATGCCGCCGGAGTAGGTCGCGACCTTGCGGGACGCGGCATCCGTCAGCGAGAACCGTGCCAGCAGACCGTCGGCGATCGCCGCCGGGTTCTTGAGATGCCGCAGCTTGGCGACGAGCACGAGGTTCTCGCGGCCGCTCAGCACCTCGTCGACGGCGGCGAACTGGCCCGTGAGGCTGATCGCCTCGCGGACGTCGTCGCCCTGCGTCGCGACGTCGAGGTCGTTGACGCTCGCGACGCCGGCGTCGGCCGTGAGGAGGGTGGACAGGATCTTGACCAGCGTCGTCTTTCCGGCGCCGTTCGAGCCCAGCAGAGCGAAGATCGAGCCGCGCTCGACGTCGAAGTCGACGCCGCGCAGGACGTGGAGGTCCTTGTACGACTTCTCGATGCCGCGCACGCGCACGGCGGGTGAGGCGAGGGATGCCGTGGTCATTTCTCCTGCGCTCCTTCCGCGTCTTCGATCGCCTTCGTGAGGCGGGCGCGCTCCTTGTCGATCCACTGCGCGCCGCCGTACGACTGCGCGAACGTCTCGGCGAACTCGACCGGGTCGGAGCCGACGATGTCGCGGACAGGGGTGCCGTCAAGGGCGGCGCGCTCCCACAGGTCGACGAGGTCCTCGAACATCCTGATGAGGTCGTCGCCGTCGGTGATGCCGCCGTAGTACATGAAGTACCGGTGCATCGCCTTCGCGGAGGCCCCGTAGGGCTCCGGCAGCGCGTCGAGGCGCGCCTTGGTCTGCTTGTACTGCTTCTTCTGCTCGAGCGATCCGGTGAGCGCTTCGATCCACTTCGCGGCCATGGTCACTTCTCCTTCTCGCCGATCTCGTCGGCGTCGGTCTTGCTAGGGGATGGGGTGTCGTCGGTGCGGAGCTTGTTCAGCCGGTCCGTGAGGAAGCTCCACGTCCTCCAGAACTCGTTGAGGTAGTCCCGTCCCTGCGCGTTGAGGGAGTAGACCTTGCGCGGCGGGCCCTTCTCGGAGGGCACCTTCTCGACGTCGACCAGCCCGCGCTGCTCGACGCGGACGAGGAGCGCGTAGATCGTTCCTTCCGCGATGTCGGCGAATCCCTGCTCGCGCAGCCACGCCGTGATCTCGTACCCGTAGGCATCGCGCGTGGACAGGACGGCGAGGACGACGCCCTCGAGGATTCCCTTGAGCATCTCGGTCTCCTGCTTGCCCATGGTGATCCCTCCTTTCCACTACTCGGTATTGCTGACTACCACTAGATAGTAACGCCGAGTACCGGTACTTAGCAAGAGCGAATACCGACGGATCTTCGGTTGGGCGAGCGAGCACAACGGCGGGGCATGTGGGTGACACGCCGGCGACGGATGCCGCGCCCCGGCGCGCCGCGGAAACCGCCCGCCGTTGTGCACGGCCTACCGACCGCCGGTCGCGGGGGAGCGCGGCTCTCGGAGCGTTAGAGTCACGCCATGGCGACTCGACCGCGTCGGCCCGCGCAGCGGGCGGGCCGGCGCCTG
This genomic interval from Microbacterium sp. 4R-513 contains the following:
- a CDS encoding SRPBCC domain-containing protein — translated: MVDVNAQIAAVERGVETTQQDGEDVRVQRLAQEYPSSLEDVWEAVTTADRIRRWFLPVSGDLRLGGRYQLEGNAGGEVLACEPPSGGTASYRATWEYAGGVTWITVRVTEAGADRTRFELEHVAAVSEVPDEMWEQFGPGATGIGWDSGLLGLALHLGSAVDGPSPEEGQAWMLTDEGKQFTRASADAWREAHIGDGADPEVASRAADATAAAYMGEMPTDMGDAGSTEA
- a CDS encoding metalloregulator ArsR/SmtB family transcription factor, with product MHALDVLGDPVRRRIIELLADGELSAGDIGSVIQREFGISQPAVSQHLRVLRDAGFATVRAEGTRRLYAVDPRPLEAADAWFDPFRRFWQPRLDALGTELARGRRARRLDGEKADEETDAAASPLPEEPPADPEDPEDG
- the proC gene encoding pyrroline-5-carboxylate reductase; protein product: MPDSLPSIAILGAGSMGGAVLRGLVRSGLATSGLTATNRSSEKAGALADLDGVSSIALEEQPTGNADAASTAEIVLIGVKPAMVPDLLREIAPRLRPGTIVVSLAAGVKIATFESILGAGIPVLRSMPNTPALVGRAVTGLAAGTEATPEHFAVARRLFETVGTVVEVPEDKIDALSTISGSGPAYVYLLIEELTEAAVGKGFTEEQARLMAEQTFIGAAALLEASGEEPAELRRQVTSPKGTTERAVAVLQGAHLAGLFAEATDAALARARELAAGA
- a CDS encoding ABC transporter permease, with protein sequence MTTHVIGDTAVLTGRSLRHITRSLDTIITTAITPVAIMLLFVFVFGGAIDTGSVAYVDYLLPGILLITVASGVAYTSARLFTDLQSGIFERFQSMPIARSSVLWSHVLTSVVANLTSVVVVIAVALLMGFRSGADVLQWLAVGGILALFTLALTWLAVIAGLSAKTMDGAGAFAYPLIFLPFISSAFVPTETMPGPVRFFAEYQPTTSIVNALRDLLAGRPVSGDIWIALAWCVGILVIGYVISMVIYRRKFR
- a CDS encoding ATP-binding cassette domain-containing protein; protein product: MTTASLASPAVRVRGIEKSYKDLHVLRGVDFDVERGSIFALLGSNGAGKTTLVKILSTLLTADAGVASVNDLDVATQGDDVREAISLTGQFAAVDEVLSGRENLVLVAKLRHLKNPAAIADGLLARFSLTDAASRKVATYSGGMRRRLDIAMSLIGSPAVIFLDEPTTGLDPQARIEVWDAVRELAASGTTVLLTTQYLDEAEQLADRIAILHEGRIIVDGTLAELKRLLPPAQVEYVEKQPTLEEVFLSIVGDDRKSDTAAGGGATEK
- a CDS encoding DUF1048 domain-containing protein translates to MAAKWIEALTGSLEQKKQYKQTKARLDALPEPYGASAKAMHRYFMYYGGITDGDDLIRMFEDLVDLWERAALDGTPVRDIVGSDPVEFAETFAQSYGGAQWIDKERARLTKAIEDAEGAQEK
- a CDS encoding PadR family transcriptional regulator translates to MGKQETEMLKGILEGVVLAVLSTRDAYGYEITAWLREQGFADIAEGTIYALLVRVEQRGLVDVEKVPSEKGPPRKVYSLNAQGRDYLNEFWRTWSFLTDRLNKLRTDDTPSPSKTDADEIGEKEK